One window of Medicago truncatula cultivar Jemalong A17 chromosome 2, MtrunA17r5.0-ANR, whole genome shotgun sequence genomic DNA carries:
- the LOC25487578 gene encoding uncharacterized protein, which translates to MNRATATSKAWMVAASVGVVEALKDQAGICRWNYALRQAQQHLKNRVRSISQAKNFSSSSFLANKLKDEKKAKQAEESLRTVMYLSCWGPN; encoded by the coding sequence ATGAATCGTGCAACAGCAACAAGCAAAGCATGGATGGTGGCTGCAAGTGTTGGAGTTGTGGAAGCTTTGAAAGATCAAGCTGGTATTTGTAGGTGGAATTATGCTTTAAGACAAGCTCAACAACACCTTAAAAACCGTGTTAGATCAATTTCTCAAGCAAAgaatttctcttcttcttcatttcttgCTAACAAACTTAAGGATGAGAAGAAGGCAAAACAGGCAGAGGAGTCTTTGAGGACTGTCATGTACTTGAGCTGTTGGGGTCCCAATTGA